From the genome of Candidatus Polarisedimenticolaceae bacterium:
ACTGCTTGCCGCGGACGAACGGGTTCGGCTTCTTCTCGGTCGCTTCCAATGTCGTCACCGCCTTGGCGCCGCGGGGCGCGGGTTAGCGGGTTTCCTTGTGCGACGTGTGCTTGCGGCAGAAGCGGCAGTACTTCGAGAACTCGAGCTTGCCGCTCGTCGTCTTCTTGTTCTTGGTCGTGACGTAGTTGCGACGCTTGCAGCCGCCGCACTGGAGCGTGATGTTCTCGCGCATGGTCCTTCCCGCCTACTCG
Proteins encoded in this window:
- the rpmG gene encoding 50S ribosomal protein L33, with the protein product MRENITLQCGGCKRRNYVTTKNKKTTSGKLEFSKYCRFCRKHTSHKETR